A single window of Fervidicoccus fontis Kam940 DNA harbors:
- a CDS encoding ABC transporter ATP-binding protein has translation MSVVLEVNDLETHYYTSRGTVKAVHDVSFKLNKEEVLGIAGESGCGKSTLGWSIMGMPPPPGRVVKGSVKVDGIDVLKLSDAERRRTVLWKKISMVFQGAINAFNPVYTIGDQLAEPLIIHENYTKKEAIEKVKEYLKMVGLNPDVVKRYPHELSGGMKQRAVIAMALILEPTVFIADEPTTALDVVVQAQILNLMKELKKEKKLSFILITHDMSVIAELADKVAIMYAGEIVELGTSEQIFLNPMHPYTQALLRSIPRLKGDIKKLEYIPGEPPNLIFPLKGCPFNPRCTKAVDICTKERPHFVEVEKDHYVKCWLYEK, from the coding sequence ATGTCAGTTGTATTAGAAGTTAATGATTTAGAAACTCACTATTATACGTCAAGAGGTACTGTAAAAGCTGTTCACGATGTGAGCTTTAAATTAAATAAAGAGGAAGTGCTTGGAATTGCTGGAGAAAGCGGATGCGGAAAATCTACACTTGGGTGGAGCATAATGGGAATGCCTCCGCCACCAGGGAGAGTTGTAAAAGGTAGCGTGAAAGTCGATGGTATCGATGTTTTAAAACTATCAGATGCCGAAAGAAGAAGAACAGTGTTATGGAAGAAGATTAGCATGGTATTTCAAGGTGCTATAAACGCTTTCAACCCGGTATATACAATAGGAGATCAATTAGCTGAACCACTAATTATTCATGAAAACTATACTAAAAAAGAGGCAATAGAAAAAGTAAAAGAATACTTAAAGATGGTAGGGTTGAATCCAGATGTAGTAAAAAGGTATCCTCATGAATTAAGCGGGGGAATGAAGCAGAGAGCTGTAATTGCGATGGCACTCATATTAGAGCCAACTGTTTTTATTGCCGATGAACCTACAACTGCTTTAGATGTAGTAGTTCAAGCCCAGATATTAAACTTAATGAAGGAGCTGAAGAAGGAGAAAAAACTGAGCTTCATATTAATTACTCATGATATGAGCGTTATTGCAGAACTTGCTGATAAAGTAGCAATAATGTATGCAGGCGAAATCGTCGAGCTTGGAACATCTGAGCAGATCTTTCTAAATCCAATGCATCCTTATACGCAAGCATTGCTGAGGAGTATACCGAGGCTGAAAGGTGATATTAAGAAGCTTGAATATATACCTGGAGAGCCGCCAAATCTAATCTTTCCACTCAAGGGATGTCCGTTCAATCCTAGGTGCACTAAAGCGGTGGATATTTGTACAAAAGAAAGGCCTCACTTTGTTGAAGTAGAAAAGGATCATTATGTGAAGTGTTGGCTTTATGAAAAATGA
- a CDS encoding ABC transporter ATP-binding protein, giving the protein MTEIKELEKFFEDHPENLLIVNNLMVWFPIKRGIGEIFRRKPQRYVKAVDNVSFNIKKEETFCLVGESGCGKTTTGKSLLRLVPITSGVGLFRPSDITIERLKKEGIKVNNGYVNIYGLPPKKVKPIRKDIQMIYQDPFGSLNPRYKIMDILTEPLKIHNIGLSEEEERELVYKTLEKVKLKPPEDFADRHPHQLSGGQRQRIAIAKAMIMGPRLIVADEPVSMLDVSIRAEVLELLMNFKNENKLSYLFITHDLAVARYICDRIAVMYLGKIVEMGKARNIIEQPMHPYTRALVAAIPEPDPSNRLKVRKLFIKGEVQSAANIPSGCRFHPRCMAYDENKPILGDICEKEDPGYYITEDGRLVSCWLYKNLKKAEKFEDFYM; this is encoded by the coding sequence ATGACCGAAATTAAAGAGCTTGAAAAGTTCTTTGAAGATCATCCTGAAAATTTGTTGATAGTCAACAACTTGATGGTATGGTTCCCGATCAAAAGGGGTATAGGGGAGATTTTCAGAAGAAAGCCCCAAAGATACGTGAAAGCAGTAGACAATGTTTCATTTAACATTAAAAAGGAAGAGACATTTTGTCTAGTAGGAGAATCTGGTTGCGGAAAGACAACGACTGGTAAATCATTATTAAGATTGGTTCCAATTACAAGCGGTGTCGGGTTATTCCGACCTAGTGATATAACTATTGAGAGGCTGAAGAAAGAAGGAATAAAAGTCAACAACGGATATGTCAATATCTATGGCTTACCTCCAAAAAAGGTAAAACCAATTAGAAAAGATATACAAATGATTTACCAAGATCCGTTTGGTAGCTTAAATCCGAGATATAAGATAATGGACATTCTTACAGAACCGTTAAAAATACATAATATTGGCTTGAGTGAAGAGGAAGAAAGAGAGTTAGTATATAAAACTTTAGAAAAGGTTAAATTAAAGCCACCTGAAGATTTTGCTGATAGGCATCCTCATCAGCTTAGCGGAGGACAAAGGCAGAGAATTGCTATTGCTAAAGCAATGATAATGGGCCCAAGATTAATAGTTGCAGATGAACCTGTATCTATGTTGGATGTTAGTATCAGGGCCGAAGTACTTGAATTATTGATGAACTTTAAGAACGAGAATAAATTAAGTTATCTTTTTATAACTCATGACCTTGCAGTCGCCCGATACATATGTGATAGAATAGCAGTAATGTATTTGGGAAAAATTGTCGAAATGGGAAAAGCTAGAAACATTATAGAACAGCCGATGCATCCTTATACAAGGGCATTAGTTGCAGCTATACCTGAGCCTGATCCCTCTAATAGATTAAAAGTCAGAAAGCTATTTATAAAAGGAGAGGTACAAAGTGCAGCTAATATTCCCAGTGGATGCCGCTTCCATCCTAGATGCATGGCTTACGATGAAAATAAACCAATATTAGGAGACATATGTGAAAAAGAGGATCCAGGGTACTATATAACTGAAGATGGAAGGCTAGTAAGTTGCTGGTTATATAAAAATCTTAAGAAAGCAGAGAAATTTGAAGATTTCTACATGTAA
- a CDS encoding hydroxymethylglutaryl-CoA synthase, with amino-acid sequence MFPESKAGIIGWGAYIPIYRIKVEEIAGMWGNDLESIKGLNVEEKSVAGIDEDAITMGYEAAKNAIKRALINPKQIEAVFFGSESKPYAVKPSATVIADALGITPTTMASDLEFACRAGSEGIRASIGLVSSQMVNYALVIGSDTAQANPGDVLEYTASSGAAAFVIGPSNEAVAVFEASYTYVTDTTDFWRRSLSPYPLHGEAFTGDPAYFDHIVGAVKGLLNKTGLKVEDFDYAIFHQPNGKFPLRVAEKLGFPKEKVFPSIVVNKIGNTYNGSALLGLSKILDSVDPGKRILVAPFGSGAGSDAYSIVTTDKIKNKRDLAKKVSDYIEKKTYINYSTYSRYRNLIKKIGV; translated from the coding sequence ATCTTTCCAGAAAGTAAGGCAGGAATTATTGGATGGGGAGCTTATATTCCAATATATAGAATTAAAGTTGAAGAAATAGCTGGTATGTGGGGCAATGATTTGGAATCGATTAAAGGTCTAAATGTCGAGGAAAAAAGCGTCGCTGGTATAGATGAAGATGCAATTACTATGGGATATGAAGCAGCAAAAAATGCCATCAAGAGGGCATTAATTAATCCAAAACAAATTGAGGCTGTGTTCTTTGGAAGCGAGTCAAAGCCATATGCTGTTAAGCCTAGTGCAACGGTTATTGCAGATGCATTAGGGATAACTCCCACTACTATGGCAAGCGACTTAGAATTTGCGTGCAGGGCTGGCAGCGAGGGAATTCGGGCTTCTATTGGACTAGTCTCTTCACAAATGGTTAATTATGCGCTTGTTATTGGAAGTGATACTGCCCAAGCTAATCCTGGCGATGTACTTGAATATACTGCTAGTAGTGGAGCTGCGGCATTCGTTATAGGTCCAAGTAATGAGGCAGTAGCAGTTTTTGAGGCATCATATACATATGTAACTGATACAACTGATTTTTGGAGAAGAAGTTTAAGTCCTTACCCTCTGCATGGGGAGGCATTTACGGGGGATCCCGCATATTTTGATCATATTGTAGGTGCTGTAAAAGGCTTGCTAAATAAAACAGGTTTAAAGGTAGAGGATTTCGACTATGCGATTTTTCACCAGCCAAATGGAAAATTTCCATTAAGAGTAGCTGAGAAGCTCGGTTTCCCAAAGGAAAAGGTGTTTCCCAGTATTGTGGTTAACAAGATAGGAAATACGTACAACGGATCTGCTTTACTGGGTCTTAGTAAGATCCTTGATAGTGTAGATCCTGGAAAAAGAATTTTGGTTGCTCCATTCGGAAGCGGTGCGGGAAGTGATGCCTATAGTATTGTAACTACAGATAAGATTAAAAACAAAAGAGACCTAGCTAAAAAAGTCTCAGATTATATTGAAAAAAAGACTTACATAAATTACTCAACATATTCTAGATACAGGAACTTGATAAAAAAGATTGGTGTGTGA
- a CDS encoding thiolase family protein, with the protein MSAFITGFGLTKISRDFYSTIEDMVYNAVKKMLDQFGNLSFVDTVIVANAFGYSMQRQNMFSSLISEELGIKGARTFNVEAGQISGHSGLILADSLIKSGYSKHVLLIGFEKMSDYNSEVYNSLISQLTNIEYEGIYGSTLASNFGIIARYYQEKYGLKEEEFASWPILMHENASETYHAQLRFKISTKQVLESEAVSLPIRMLHSPPISDGAAALLISREDRELVGKEKRVVEIRKGCISSGTFELSLRESLLFFDSLEYARQCYGINAFAEDIAKTEYISMSDDYTITAAVIAETIGLSKKGQFFADIYSGKFRIGDKQMINITGGTKARGYPIGALGVYEAAEISAMMSGEKIRSNQIDLNDAIMIGIGGAGSSSAILHLTKA; encoded by the coding sequence ATGAGTGCATTTATAACAGGATTTGGTCTGACTAAAATTTCAAGAGACTTTTACAGTACGATTGAAGATATGGTATATAATGCTGTGAAAAAAATGCTTGATCAATTTGGGAATTTATCTTTCGTTGATACAGTTATAGTTGCAAACGCGTTTGGATATTCTATGCAAAGACAAAACATGTTTTCATCTTTAATATCTGAAGAGCTTGGAATAAAAGGTGCAAGAACCTTCAATGTAGAAGCAGGACAAATAAGTGGTCACTCTGGTTTAATCTTAGCTGACAGTTTAATAAAATCCGGTTATTCAAAACATGTCCTTTTGATTGGGTTTGAAAAAATGTCCGATTATAATTCAGAAGTTTATAATTCACTGATTTCTCAACTTACGAACATAGAATATGAAGGAATCTACGGCTCTACTTTAGCATCTAATTTCGGTATAATTGCTAGATATTATCAAGAGAAGTATGGATTGAAGGAGGAAGAATTTGCTAGTTGGCCGATTCTTATGCATGAAAACGCATCTGAAACGTATCATGCTCAGTTGAGGTTTAAAATCTCTACTAAGCAGGTGCTTGAATCAGAAGCGGTTTCTCTTCCAATCAGGATGTTACATTCGCCACCAATTAGCGACGGTGCTGCTGCATTGCTTATTAGTAGAGAGGATCGGGAGTTAGTGGGTAAAGAAAAAAGGGTAGTAGAAATAAGAAAAGGATGCATTAGTTCGGGAACATTTGAACTTTCTTTAAGAGAAAGTTTGTTGTTTTTTGATTCGTTAGAATATGCAAGACAATGCTATGGGATAAACGCTTTTGCGGAAGATATAGCTAAAACCGAATATATAAGCATGTCTGATGATTATACAATAACTGCTGCTGTTATTGCAGAAACTATAGGTTTATCTAAAAAAGGTCAATTTTTTGCCGATATTTACAGTGGGAAGTTTCGGATCGGAGATAAGCAAATGATAAATATAACTGGAGGTACAAAGGCAAGAGGGTACCCGATTGGTGCATTGGGGGTTTATGAAGCTGCAGAAATTTCCGCTATGATGTCGGGAGAAAAAATAAGAAGTAATCAAATTGATTTAAATGATGCTATTATGATTGGAATAGGAGGAGCGGGCAGCTCTTCTGCTATTTTGCATTTGACAAAAGCCTAA